One window from the genome of Megalobrama amblycephala isolate DHTTF-2021 linkage group LG4, ASM1881202v1, whole genome shotgun sequence encodes:
- the susd2 gene encoding sushi domain-containing protein 2 isoform X2: protein MSRAGSLLRCPQMESTMTEQGGGSQWQYYGTPDVSGDLKMIWIPSLIKAERVNIELWGYNETGESYSANWEAEWKYLYTVGRDVPNSGLFSFTPQIAEKPYFLWDLGSMRVSPSSKQDGAQDVNALWSGAHAIAWHLEEAFRKDSAGWAREKCINWDKEEKAMPNFLTEITDCPCTLAQARADTGRFHTDYGCDIEAGSFCVYHPGAVHCVRAIQGSPEYGAGQQCCYDSTGAQVLTGDSIGGSTPDRGHDWGAPPYKKPPRVPGFSHWKYDVISFYYCCLWSDNCEYYFTHRPSSDCRTYRPPRAAAVLGDPHFMTFDGVTFTFNGKGEYSLVHSSAYELSVQGRTEPMKSENGSVVMATRLCSVAMREKDSDIIEVRLGDQVDELQILMNQQVLSFSEQKWIDLKGVFVFSPKPTNVTVMFPSGTGVEVRAGGGVMTLTVLLPHDLHNHTQGLLGTMNDDPEDEFTSSNGVIIPFNSSAQDIFTYCAGWAITNETSLFTYDSTHLLNEYYYAPKHDPSFIPNFSMTEDPEDPLLEPTLNLCAGEGASFCKYDALSMRSLQQGNATLLSYRSHTSTKKALEPVQSCGWLPPPNHGQKEGTFYLEGATVTFSCNSGYRLYGSQERTCQGDGMWSGQDTHCVADNTLAIVLGSLGAVLALVVMVIAIVVYTKKQKREAMKQQGKVTYQQHASRL from the exons ATGAGTCGGGCTGGATCCCTTTTGAGGTGTCCACAGATGGAGTCAACTATGACAGAGCAGGGAGGTGGCTCTCAG TGGCAGTACTACGGCACACCAGATGTCAGCGGGGATTTAAAAATGATATGGATACCATCTCTAATAAAAGCAGAGAGAGTCAACATCGAGCTGTGGGGGTACAATGAGACTG GAGAGTCATATTCTGCTAATTGGGAGGCAGAGTGGAAGTATCTGTACACCGTGGGCAGAGATGTGCCCAACAGTGGACTTTTCAGTTTCACCCCACAAATTGCAGAAAAACCATACTTCCTTTGGGACCTAGGGAGCATGCGGGTCAGCCCCAGCTCTAAACAAGACGGAGCCCA AGATGTTAACGCCCTGTGGAGTGGGGCGCATGCGATCGCCTGGCATCTAGAGGAGGCCTTCAGGAAGGACTCTGCAGGCTGGGCCCGGGAAAAGTGTATCAACTGGGATAAAGAAGAGAAAGCAATGCCCAACTTCCTTACAGAGATCACTGACTGCCCCTGCACACTGGCCCAGGCTCGTGCTGACACCGGCAGATTTCAT ACTGATTATGGCTGTGATATTGAGGCAGGTAGTTTCTGCGTTTACCATCCAGGTGCAGTTCACTGCGTTAGAGCCATACAGGGCAG TCCTGAATATGGTGCTGGTCAGCAGTGTTGCTATGACAGCACTGGAGCTCAGGTGCTCACGGGGGACTCTATTGGTGGCAGCACCCCTGATCGAGGGCACGACTGGGGGGCGCCGCCGTACAAGAAGCCTCCTAGAGTTCCAGGATTCTCACACTGGAAGTATGATGTCATCAGTTTTTACTATTGCTGCCTGTGGTCAGACAACTGTGAATACTACTTTACCCACCGTCCGTCCAGTGACTGCAGAACGTATCGTCCTCCTAGAGCAG CTGCTGTCCTTGGTGACCCTCACTTCATGACATTCGATGGCGTGACTTTTACCTTCAATGGGAAAGGAGAGTACAGTCTTGTTCACTCTTCAGCCTATGAGCTGTCTGTGCAAGGCAGGACTGAACCAATGAAATCAGAGAATG GTTCTGTGGTTATGGCAACACGACTCTGTTCAGTGGCCATGAGGGAGAAAGACTCTGATATCATCGAGGTGCGTCTTGGAGACCAAGTAGATGAGCTCCAGATCTTAATGAACCAACAGGTGCTTTCCTTTTCTGAGCAAAAATGGATCGACCTTAAAG gtgtttttgttttttcccctaAACCTACTAATGTGACGGTGATGTTTCCGTCGGGGACAGGAGTAGAGGTCCGAGCAGGTGGAGGGGTCATGACCCTTACTGTTCTGCTGCCCCATGACTTACACAACCACACGCAGGGTCTGCTCGGTACAATGAATGATGACCCTGAAGATGAATTCACCTCTAGTAATGGCGTGATCATCCCTTTCAATAGCAGTGCACAAGACATATTCACCTATTGTGCTGGCT GGGCCATTACGAATGAGACTTCACTGTTTACATACGACTCAACCCACCTCCTGAATGAATATTATTATGCCCCAAAGCACGATCCGTCATTTATCCCTAACTTTTCTATGACTGAAGACCCAGAGGATCCCCTGCTAGAGCCAACGCTGAACCTATGTGCAGGAGAGGGGGCTTCCTTCTGTAAATACGATGCATTAAGCATGCGCAGTCTGCAACAAGGCAATGCCACACTACTGTCTTACCGGAGTCATACGTCCACCAAGAAAGCTCTGGAACCTG TGCAGTCCTGTGGTTGGCTGCCACCACCTAACCACGGTCAGAAGGAAGGAACCTTTTACTTGGAGGGGGCAACGGTCACATTCTCATGTAACAGTGGATACCGCCTCTATGGGTCCCAGGAACGCACCTGTCAAGGGGATGGCATGTGGTCTGGACAGGATACGCACTGTGTGGCTG
- the susd2 gene encoding sushi domain-containing protein 2 isoform X1 — translation MLCKYKDKIHLCMFIVLFLQLLSRTAAQSCAKSCGEKFTTCSCHATCESLKDCCADYKQFCLDIEPHSGSLLGGTDFKILSVTFEQNINLTCRFNSEILTEGYVDVSGVGHCISPLLYESGWIPFEVSTDGVNYDRAGRWLSVHHSKLGPVYKIVLVNATQWQYYGTPDVSGDLKMIWIPSLIKAERVNIELWGYNETGESYSANWEAEWKYLYTVGRDVPNSGLFSFTPQIAEKPYFLWDLGSMRVSPSSKQDGAQDVNALWSGAHAIAWHLEEAFRKDSAGWAREKCINWDKEEKAMPNFLTEITDCPCTLAQARADTGRFHTDYGCDIEAGSFCVYHPGAVHCVRAIQGSPEYGAGQQCCYDSTGAQVLTGDSIGGSTPDRGHDWGAPPYKKPPRVPGFSHWKYDVISFYYCCLWSDNCEYYFTHRPSSDCRTYRPPRAAAVLGDPHFMTFDGVTFTFNGKGEYSLVHSSAYELSVQGRTEPMKSENGSVVMATRLCSVAMREKDSDIIEVRLGDQVDELQILMNQQVLSFSEQKWIDLKGVFVFSPKPTNVTVMFPSGTGVEVRAGGGVMTLTVLLPHDLHNHTQGLLGTMNDDPEDEFTSSNGVIIPFNSSAQDIFTYCAGWAITNETSLFTYDSTHLLNEYYYAPKHDPSFIPNFSMTEDPEDPLLEPTLNLCAGEGASFCKYDALSMRSLQQGNATLLSYRSHTSTKKALEPVQSCGWLPPPNHGQKEGTFYLEGATVTFSCNSGYRLYGSQERTCQGDGMWSGQDTHCVADNTLAIVLGSLGAVLALVVMVIAIVVYTKKQKREAMKQQGKVTYQQHASRL, via the exons ATGTTGTGCAAATATAAGGACAAAATTCATCTCTGTATGTTCATAGTACTGTTTCTTCAGCTGTTATCCAGGACTGCAG CACAGTCATGTGCCAAAAGTTGTGGTGAGAAGTTTACCACATGCTCCTGTCATGCAACATGTGAATCTCTGAAGGACTGCTGTGCAGATTATAAACAGTTTTGCCTTGACATTGAACCACACTCGGGGTCTTTGCTGGGAGGAACAGACTTTAAAATCCTCAGTGTTACATTTGAGCAGAACATTAACCTCACTTGCAG GTTCAACTCAGAGATTTTGACAGAGGGCTATGTGGATGTGAGCGGCGTGGGTCACTGTATCTCTCCACTGCTCTATGAGTCGGGCTGGATCCCTTTTGAGGTGTCCACAGATGGAGTCAACTATGACAGAGCAGGGAGGTGGCTCTCAG tCCATCACAGTAAGCTGGGTCCTGTTTACAAGATCGTTCTGGTCAATGCCACACAGTGGCAGTACTACGGCACACCAGATGTCAGCGGGGATTTAAAAATGATATGGATACCATCTCTAATAAAAGCAGAGAGAGTCAACATCGAGCTGTGGGGGTACAATGAGACTG GAGAGTCATATTCTGCTAATTGGGAGGCAGAGTGGAAGTATCTGTACACCGTGGGCAGAGATGTGCCCAACAGTGGACTTTTCAGTTTCACCCCACAAATTGCAGAAAAACCATACTTCCTTTGGGACCTAGGGAGCATGCGGGTCAGCCCCAGCTCTAAACAAGACGGAGCCCA AGATGTTAACGCCCTGTGGAGTGGGGCGCATGCGATCGCCTGGCATCTAGAGGAGGCCTTCAGGAAGGACTCTGCAGGCTGGGCCCGGGAAAAGTGTATCAACTGGGATAAAGAAGAGAAAGCAATGCCCAACTTCCTTACAGAGATCACTGACTGCCCCTGCACACTGGCCCAGGCTCGTGCTGACACCGGCAGATTTCAT ACTGATTATGGCTGTGATATTGAGGCAGGTAGTTTCTGCGTTTACCATCCAGGTGCAGTTCACTGCGTTAGAGCCATACAGGGCAG TCCTGAATATGGTGCTGGTCAGCAGTGTTGCTATGACAGCACTGGAGCTCAGGTGCTCACGGGGGACTCTATTGGTGGCAGCACCCCTGATCGAGGGCACGACTGGGGGGCGCCGCCGTACAAGAAGCCTCCTAGAGTTCCAGGATTCTCACACTGGAAGTATGATGTCATCAGTTTTTACTATTGCTGCCTGTGGTCAGACAACTGTGAATACTACTTTACCCACCGTCCGTCCAGTGACTGCAGAACGTATCGTCCTCCTAGAGCAG CTGCTGTCCTTGGTGACCCTCACTTCATGACATTCGATGGCGTGACTTTTACCTTCAATGGGAAAGGAGAGTACAGTCTTGTTCACTCTTCAGCCTATGAGCTGTCTGTGCAAGGCAGGACTGAACCAATGAAATCAGAGAATG GTTCTGTGGTTATGGCAACACGACTCTGTTCAGTGGCCATGAGGGAGAAAGACTCTGATATCATCGAGGTGCGTCTTGGAGACCAAGTAGATGAGCTCCAGATCTTAATGAACCAACAGGTGCTTTCCTTTTCTGAGCAAAAATGGATCGACCTTAAAG gtgtttttgttttttcccctaAACCTACTAATGTGACGGTGATGTTTCCGTCGGGGACAGGAGTAGAGGTCCGAGCAGGTGGAGGGGTCATGACCCTTACTGTTCTGCTGCCCCATGACTTACACAACCACACGCAGGGTCTGCTCGGTACAATGAATGATGACCCTGAAGATGAATTCACCTCTAGTAATGGCGTGATCATCCCTTTCAATAGCAGTGCACAAGACATATTCACCTATTGTGCTGGCT GGGCCATTACGAATGAGACTTCACTGTTTACATACGACTCAACCCACCTCCTGAATGAATATTATTATGCCCCAAAGCACGATCCGTCATTTATCCCTAACTTTTCTATGACTGAAGACCCAGAGGATCCCCTGCTAGAGCCAACGCTGAACCTATGTGCAGGAGAGGGGGCTTCCTTCTGTAAATACGATGCATTAAGCATGCGCAGTCTGCAACAAGGCAATGCCACACTACTGTCTTACCGGAGTCATACGTCCACCAAGAAAGCTCTGGAACCTG TGCAGTCCTGTGGTTGGCTGCCACCACCTAACCACGGTCAGAAGGAAGGAACCTTTTACTTGGAGGGGGCAACGGTCACATTCTCATGTAACAGTGGATACCGCCTCTATGGGTCCCAGGAACGCACCTGTCAAGGGGATGGCATGTGGTCTGGACAGGATACGCACTGTGTGGCTG